A part of Bosea sp. (in: a-proteobacteria) genomic DNA contains:
- a CDS encoding heme biosynthesis protein HemY, whose amino-acid sequence MWRILVFIAVASALAMGAVWLAERPGEVSIVWGGLTIETTVAIAAIGVVVLVVLGMMLWTLVSFMFGLPTAFSFASRARKRARGFEAVSRGMVAIGAGDPAAARRHAADARKLIGSEALSLLLSAQSAQLSGDKPAAEAAFKQMLDEPATRVLGLRGLFVEARRRGDQMAARAFADEAVRLSPSLAWANDALLEHHSNAGEWDKARIAVERRAALRLADKTESRRHRAVLLAAEAQAKEDHDAAGALSAALDAVKLAPELVPAAAMAGRLLGARGDLRKAARIVEAAWREQPHPDLAQIYLHLRHGDSALDRLMRAEALMKLKPLDPESAFAVAQAAIQARDFARARSALSPLVAAIPTVRTCLLMAQIEDAEHGSSGRGREWLTRSVRAPRDNCWVADGVVSERWLPVSPISGRLDAFVWTLPPAMLGGAGSVLEDWIEPAPDALAPAALDAPSGTAAEPPAIAIAPAANSSPMTSSAMTAEAEAVPPPRAAPSMARVEALPEAANVPPHATRNGAQPQAIRSVSMAEPIAAKGAVRIDHSSAPVSEPAGAAAAAGAPPKGPDFSRPPDDPGADRDAPTLRKRSFWGFFSR is encoded by the coding sequence ATGTGGCGGATTCTTGTCTTCATCGCGGTTGCCAGCGCTCTCGCCATGGGCGCTGTCTGGCTGGCGGAACGCCCCGGCGAGGTCTCGATCGTGTGGGGGGGGCTCACCATCGAGACCACTGTCGCCATCGCGGCCATCGGCGTCGTCGTGCTGGTCGTGCTCGGCATGATGCTGTGGACGCTGGTGAGCTTCATGTTCGGCCTGCCCACAGCCTTCTCCTTCGCATCCCGCGCCCGCAAGCGGGCGCGCGGCTTCGAGGCGGTGTCGCGCGGCATGGTGGCCATCGGCGCGGGAGACCCCGCGGCCGCCCGCCGCCATGCCGCCGATGCGCGCAAGCTCATCGGAAGCGAGGCGCTGAGCCTGCTGCTCAGCGCGCAGTCGGCGCAGCTGTCCGGCGACAAGCCTGCGGCCGAAGCGGCCTTCAAGCAGATGCTCGACGAGCCTGCCACCCGCGTGCTGGGCCTGCGCGGCCTGTTCGTCGAGGCGCGGCGTCGCGGCGACCAAATGGCCGCGCGGGCTTTCGCCGACGAGGCTGTGCGCCTGTCGCCGTCCCTGGCCTGGGCCAATGACGCCCTGCTCGAGCATCATTCCAACGCCGGAGAATGGGACAAGGCCCGCATCGCCGTAGAGCGCCGGGCCGCTCTCCGGCTCGCCGACAAAACCGAATCGCGCCGCCACCGCGCCGTGTTGCTGGCGGCCGAGGCGCAGGCCAAGGAAGACCATGACGCCGCCGGAGCGCTGTCGGCCGCGCTTGATGCCGTCAAGCTGGCGCCAGAGCTTGTTCCGGCCGCGGCCATGGCGGGGCGCCTCCTCGGCGCGCGTGGGGATCTGCGCAAGGCGGCCCGCATTGTCGAAGCAGCCTGGCGCGAGCAGCCGCACCCTGATCTTGCGCAGATCTATCTTCACCTTCGCCATGGCGACAGCGCGCTGGACCGGCTTATGCGGGCCGAGGCGCTGATGAAGCTCAAGCCGCTCGATCCGGAAAGCGCCTTCGCCGTTGCACAGGCTGCCATCCAGGCACGGGATTTCGCGCGGGCCCGATCGGCCCTGTCGCCGCTGGTGGCCGCCATCCCCACGGTGAGGACCTGCCTGCTGATGGCGCAGATCGAGGATGCGGAGCATGGCTCTTCGGGCCGGGGGCGCGAGTGGCTGACCCGCTCGGTGCGTGCCCCGCGCGACAATTGCTGGGTCGCCGATGGCGTGGTGTCCGAACGATGGCTGCCGGTGTCGCCCATTTCGGGCCGGCTCGATGCCTTTGTGTGGACGCTGCCGCCCGCAATGCTGGGCGGCGCGGGCTCGGTGCTGGAAGACTGGATCGAGCCCGCGCCCGATGCCTTGGCGCCCGCAGCGCTGGATGCGCCCTCCGGCACGGCGGCGGAGCCGCCCGCAATCGCCATCGCTCCCGCAGCCAACTCCAGCCCGATGACGTCCAGCGCGATGACGGCGGAGGCCGAGGCTGTGCCTCCGCCTCGCGCCGCGCCGTCCATGGCGCGCGTGGAGGCCTTGCCGGAGGCAGCCAATGTCCCGCCGCACGCAACCCGCAACGGCGCCCAGCCGCAGGCGATCCGGTCTGTATCCATGGCCGAGCCGATTGCGGCAAAGGGCGCTGTCCGCATCGACCACTCGTCCGCGCCGGTCAGCGAGCCGGCGGGCGCAGCCGCAGCTGCCGGGGCGCCGCCGAAAGGGCCGGATTTCAGCCGGCCGCCCGATGATCCGGGCGCTGACCGCGATGCCCCGACTCTCCGGAAGCGTTCGTTCTGGGGCTTCTTCTCGCGCTGA